A single Macaca fascicularis isolate 582-1 chromosome 13, T2T-MFA8v1.1 DNA region contains:
- the GAREM2 gene encoding GRB2-associated and regulator of MAPK protein 2 isoform X4, whose product MEKLAAGLAGLRWSMGAFPLDLIVSRCRLPTLACLGPGEYAEGVSERDILLIHSCRQWTTVTAHTLEEGHYVIGPKIDIPLQYPGKFKLLEQARDVREPVRYFSSVEEVASVFPDRIFVMEAITFSVKVVSGEFSEDSEVYNFTLHAGDELTLMGQAEILCAKTTKERSRFTTLLRKLGRAGALTGVGGGGPASAGAAGGSGGGGARPVKGKMPCLICMNHRTNESLSLPFQCQGRFSTRSPLELQMQEGEHTVRAIIERVRLPVNVLVPSRPPRNPYDLHPVREGHCYKLVSIISKTVVLGLALRREGPAPLHFLLLTDTPRFALPQGLLAGDPRVERLVRDSASYCRERFDPDEYSTAVREAPAELAEDCASPRRARLCLPAPRVPGLARAPGPLAPAPAGEGDQEYVSPDWAAAPEPVAPPAEIPYEELWAHQGPEGLARPPPGPDLISFGTAGPPRREPEAPPPPVPPKSEAVKEECRLLNAPPVPPRGGNGSGRLSGSPPVPPRFPKLQPVHSPSSSLSYYSSGLQDGLGSPA is encoded by the exons ATGGAGAAGCTTGCGGCCGGGCTGGCCGGCCTGCGCTGGAGCATGGGCGCCTTCCCGCTCGACCTCATCGTCAGCCGCTGCCGCCTGCCCACGCTCGCCTGCCTTGGGCCAG ggGAGTACGCTGAGGGCGTCAGTGAGCGAGACATCCTGCTCATCCACTCCTGCCGCCAGTGGACAACGGTGACAGCTCATACCCTGGAGGAGGGCCACTATGTCATCGGGCCCAAGATTGACATCCCCCTGCAGTACCCAg GGAAGTTCAAGCTCCTGGAACAGGCCCGGGATGTGCGGGAGCCAGTGAGGTACTTCAGCAGCGTGGAGGAGGTGGCCAGTGTCTTCCCTGACCGCATCTTCGTGATGGAAGCCATCACCTTCAGCGTCAAG GTGGTGTCGGGCGAGTTCAGCGAGGACAGCGAGGTGTACAACTTCACGCTGCATGCGGGCGACGAGCTTACTCTTATGGGCCAGGCGGAGATCCTGTGCGCCAAGACCACCAAGGAGCGCTCGCGCTTCACCACCCTCCTGCGAAAGCTGGGCCGGGCCGGTGCGCTTACCGGGGTGGGAGGTGGCGGCCCGGCGAGCGCGGGGGCCGCGGGAGGCAGCGGCGGCGGGGGCGCTAGGCCGGTCAAAGGCAAGATGCCCTGCCTCATctgcatgaaccaccgcaccaaCGAGAGCCTGAGCCTACCCTTCCAGTGCCAGGGCCGCTTCAGCACTCGCAGCCCGCTGGAGCTGCAGATGCAGGAGGGCGAGCACACGGTGCGCGCCATCATCGAGCGCGTGCGGCTACCGGTGAACGTGCTGGTGCCCAGCCGGCCGCCGCGCAACCCCTACGACCTGCACCCGGTGCGGGAGGGTCACTGCTATAAGCTGGTTAGCATCATCTCCAAGACGGTGGTGCTCGGGCTGGCGCTGCGCCGCGAGGGCCCGGCGCCGCTGCACTTCCTGCTGCTCACGGACACGCCGCGCTTCGCGCTGCCGCAGGGCCTGCTGGCCGGGGACCCGCGCGTCGAGCGCCTGGTGCGCGACAGCGCCTCCTACTGCCGCGAGCGCTTCGACCCCGACGAGTACTCCACGGCCGTGCGCGAGGCGCCTGCCGAGCTCGCCGAAGACTGCGCCAGCCCGCGCCGCGCGCGCCTCTGCCTGCCCGCGCCGCGCGTCCCCGGGCTCGCCCGCGCCCCCGGCCCGCTAGCGCCCGCTCCTGCCGGCGAGGGCGACCAGGAGTACGTGAGCCCCGACTGGGCAGCCGCGCCCGAGCCCGTCGCGCCGCCCGCCGAGATCCCGTACGAGGAGCTGTGGGCTCACCAGGGGCCCGAGGGCCTCGCCCGGCCGCCCCCGGGGCCCGACCTCATCTCCTTCGGGACCGCGGGACCGCCGCGTCGGGAGCCGGAGGCGCCGCCGCCTCCAGTCCCTCCCAAATCGGAGGCG GTGAAGGAGGAGTGCCGCCTGCTCAACGCCCCTCCAGTGCCTCCCCGGGGTGGCAATGGCAGCGGCCGGCTCTCCGGCAGCCCCCCGGTTCCCCCTCGCTTCCCCAAGCTGCAGCCGGTACATTCCCCCAGCTCCAGCCTCTCCTACTACTCCTCTGGCCTCCAGGATGG
- the GAREM2 gene encoding GRB2-associated and regulator of MAPK protein 2 isoform X2, with protein sequence MEKLAAGLAGLRWSMGAFPLDLIVSRCRLPTLACLGPGKFKLLEQARDVREPVRYFSSVEEVASVFPDRIFVMEAITFSVKVVSGEFSEDSEVYNFTLHAGDELTLMGQAEILCAKTTKERSRFTTLLRKLGRAGALTGVGGGGPASAGAAGGSGGGGARPVKGKMPCLICMNHRTNESLSLPFQCQGRFSTRSPLELQMQEGEHTVRAIIERVRLPVNVLVPSRPPRNPYDLHPVREGHCYKLVSIISKTVVLGLALRREGPAPLHFLLLTDTPRFALPQGLLAGDPRVERLVRDSASYCRERFDPDEYSTAVREAPAELAEDCASPRRARLCLPAPRVPGLARAPGPLAPAPAGEGDQEYVSPDWAAAPEPVAPPAEIPYEELWAHQGPEGLARPPPGPDLISFGTAGPPRREPEAPPPPVPPKSEAVKEECRLLNAPPVPPRGGNGSGRLSGSPPVPPRFPKLQPVHSPSSSLSYYSSGLQDGVGSRSGSGSPSPDTYSLYCYPCTWGDCKVGESSSRPAPGPLPSTTQPSQASRALTEPLSGRAASLLGADTPVKTYHSCPPLFKPSHPQKRFAPFGALNPFSGPAYPSGPSAASSSGPTTTLGPVATSGPAYSPGPASPGQAYSAAPPASCAPSSSSSSEWQDPALEPFDPFELGQGSSPEPELLRSQEPRAVGTPGPGPRLSPLGPPKAFEPEGLVLRQVPTPLSPAALQGPEAGGGRLFLTQGRLEGPPSSPRDGATGFGVRDASSWQPPADLSALSLEEVSRSLRFIGLSEDVVSFFARERIDGSIFVQLSEDILADDFHLTKLQVKKIMQFIKGWRPKI encoded by the exons ATGGAGAAGCTTGCGGCCGGGCTGGCCGGCCTGCGCTGGAGCATGGGCGCCTTCCCGCTCGACCTCATCGTCAGCCGCTGCCGCCTGCCCACGCTCGCCTGCCTTGGGCCAG GGAAGTTCAAGCTCCTGGAACAGGCCCGGGATGTGCGGGAGCCAGTGAGGTACTTCAGCAGCGTGGAGGAGGTGGCCAGTGTCTTCCCTGACCGCATCTTCGTGATGGAAGCCATCACCTTCAGCGTCAAG GTGGTGTCGGGCGAGTTCAGCGAGGACAGCGAGGTGTACAACTTCACGCTGCATGCGGGCGACGAGCTTACTCTTATGGGCCAGGCGGAGATCCTGTGCGCCAAGACCACCAAGGAGCGCTCGCGCTTCACCACCCTCCTGCGAAAGCTGGGCCGGGCCGGTGCGCTTACCGGGGTGGGAGGTGGCGGCCCGGCGAGCGCGGGGGCCGCGGGAGGCAGCGGCGGCGGGGGCGCTAGGCCGGTCAAAGGCAAGATGCCCTGCCTCATctgcatgaaccaccgcaccaaCGAGAGCCTGAGCCTACCCTTCCAGTGCCAGGGCCGCTTCAGCACTCGCAGCCCGCTGGAGCTGCAGATGCAGGAGGGCGAGCACACGGTGCGCGCCATCATCGAGCGCGTGCGGCTACCGGTGAACGTGCTGGTGCCCAGCCGGCCGCCGCGCAACCCCTACGACCTGCACCCGGTGCGGGAGGGTCACTGCTATAAGCTGGTTAGCATCATCTCCAAGACGGTGGTGCTCGGGCTGGCGCTGCGCCGCGAGGGCCCGGCGCCGCTGCACTTCCTGCTGCTCACGGACACGCCGCGCTTCGCGCTGCCGCAGGGCCTGCTGGCCGGGGACCCGCGCGTCGAGCGCCTGGTGCGCGACAGCGCCTCCTACTGCCGCGAGCGCTTCGACCCCGACGAGTACTCCACGGCCGTGCGCGAGGCGCCTGCCGAGCTCGCCGAAGACTGCGCCAGCCCGCGCCGCGCGCGCCTCTGCCTGCCCGCGCCGCGCGTCCCCGGGCTCGCCCGCGCCCCCGGCCCGCTAGCGCCCGCTCCTGCCGGCGAGGGCGACCAGGAGTACGTGAGCCCCGACTGGGCAGCCGCGCCCGAGCCCGTCGCGCCGCCCGCCGAGATCCCGTACGAGGAGCTGTGGGCTCACCAGGGGCCCGAGGGCCTCGCCCGGCCGCCCCCGGGGCCCGACCTCATCTCCTTCGGGACCGCGGGACCGCCGCGTCGGGAGCCGGAGGCGCCGCCGCCTCCAGTCCCTCCCAAATCGGAGGCG GTGAAGGAGGAGTGCCGCCTGCTCAACGCCCCTCCAGTGCCTCCCCGGGGTGGCAATGGCAGCGGCCGGCTCTCCGGCAGCCCCCCGGTTCCCCCTCGCTTCCCCAAGCTGCAGCCGGTACATTCCCCCAGCTCCAGCCTCTCCTACTACTCCTCTGGCCTCCAGGATGG GGTGGGTTCCCGCAGTGGCAGTGGCTCCCCATCACCGGACACGTACTCTCTCTATTGCTACCCATGCACCTGGGGAGACTGCAAGGTGGGCGAATCCTCTAGCCGCCCAGCCCCCGGACCCCTACCCTCAACCACACAGCCCAGCCAGGCCTCCCGGGCCCTCACAGAGCCTCTGAGCGGTCGAGCCGCCTCCCTTCTGGGGGCTGACACCCCTGTTAAGACCTACCACAGCTGCCCTCCTCTATTCAAGCCCTCACACCCCCAGAAGCGCTTTGCTCCATTCGGAGCTCTCAACCCTTTTTCCGGGCCTGCCTACCCCTCAGGCCCTTCAGCGGCCTCCTCTTCTGGCCCCACAACCACCTTGGGTCCTGTGGCTACCTCTGGCCCTGCATATTCCCCAGGCCCGGCCTCGCCAGGCCAGGCCTATTCAGCTGCTCCCCCCGCCTCCTgcgccccctcctcctcctcctcttctgaaTGGCAGGACCCAGCCCTGGAGCCCTTCGATCCCTTTGAGCTGGGGCAGGGCAGTTCTCCAGAGCCTGAGCTGCTGCGTTCTCAGGAGCCCAGAGCCGTGGGGACACCTGGGCCTGGACCCCGCCTTTCCCCACTTGGCCCCCCCAAGGCCTTTGAGCCTGAAGGTTTGGTGCTGCGCCAGGTCCCCACCCCACTGTCACCAGCTGCTCTGCAGggacctgaggcaggaggaggacgACTTTTTCTAACCCAAGGGCGCCTGGAAGGGCCTCCTTCCAGTCCCCGGGATGGAGCCACAGGCTTTGGAGTCCGGGATGCCTCCTCCTGGCAGCCCCCTGCTGACCTGTCTGCGCTCTCCCTGGAGGAGGTCTCTCGCAGTCTGCGTTTCATCGGGCTCTCAGAGGATGTCGTGAGCTTCTTTGCCCGAGAACGCATCGATGGTAGCATCTTCGTGCAGCTCAGTGAGGACATCCTGGCAGATGACTTCCACCTCACCAAGCTGCAGGTCAAGAAGATCATGCAGTTCATCAAAGGCTGGAGGCCCAAGATCTGA
- the GAREM2 gene encoding GRB2-associated and regulator of MAPK protein 2 isoform X1: MEKLAAGLAGLRWSMGAFPLDLIVSRCRLPTLACLGPGEYAEGVSERDILLIHSCRQWTTVTAHTLEEGHYVIGPKIDIPLQYPGKFKLLEQARDVREPVRYFSSVEEVASVFPDRIFVMEAITFSVKVVSGEFSEDSEVYNFTLHAGDELTLMGQAEILCAKTTKERSRFTTLLRKLGRAGALTGVGGGGPASAGAAGGSGGGGARPVKGKMPCLICMNHRTNESLSLPFQCQGRFSTRSPLELQMQEGEHTVRAIIERVRLPVNVLVPSRPPRNPYDLHPVREGHCYKLVSIISKTVVLGLALRREGPAPLHFLLLTDTPRFALPQGLLAGDPRVERLVRDSASYCRERFDPDEYSTAVREAPAELAEDCASPRRARLCLPAPRVPGLARAPGPLAPAPAGEGDQEYVSPDWAAAPEPVAPPAEIPYEELWAHQGPEGLARPPPGPDLISFGTAGPPRREPEAPPPPVPPKSEAVKEECRLLNAPPVPPRGGNGSGRLSGSPPVPPRFPKLQPVHSPSSSLSYYSSGLQDGVGSRSGSGSPSPDTYSLYCYPCTWGDCKVGESSSRPAPGPLPSTTQPSQASRALTEPLSGRAASLLGADTPVKTYHSCPPLFKPSHPQKRFAPFGALNPFSGPAYPSGPSAASSSGPTTTLGPVATSGPAYSPGPASPGQAYSAAPPASCAPSSSSSSEWQDPALEPFDPFELGQGSSPEPELLRSQEPRAVGTPGPGPRLSPLGPPKAFEPEGLVLRQVPTPLSPAALQGPEAGGGRLFLTQGRLEGPPSSPRDGATGFGVRDASSWQPPADLSALSLEEVSRSLRFIGLSEDVVSFFARERIDGSIFVQLSEDILADDFHLTKLQVKKIMQFIKGWRPKI, encoded by the exons ATGGAGAAGCTTGCGGCCGGGCTGGCCGGCCTGCGCTGGAGCATGGGCGCCTTCCCGCTCGACCTCATCGTCAGCCGCTGCCGCCTGCCCACGCTCGCCTGCCTTGGGCCAG ggGAGTACGCTGAGGGCGTCAGTGAGCGAGACATCCTGCTCATCCACTCCTGCCGCCAGTGGACAACGGTGACAGCTCATACCCTGGAGGAGGGCCACTATGTCATCGGGCCCAAGATTGACATCCCCCTGCAGTACCCAg GGAAGTTCAAGCTCCTGGAACAGGCCCGGGATGTGCGGGAGCCAGTGAGGTACTTCAGCAGCGTGGAGGAGGTGGCCAGTGTCTTCCCTGACCGCATCTTCGTGATGGAAGCCATCACCTTCAGCGTCAAG GTGGTGTCGGGCGAGTTCAGCGAGGACAGCGAGGTGTACAACTTCACGCTGCATGCGGGCGACGAGCTTACTCTTATGGGCCAGGCGGAGATCCTGTGCGCCAAGACCACCAAGGAGCGCTCGCGCTTCACCACCCTCCTGCGAAAGCTGGGCCGGGCCGGTGCGCTTACCGGGGTGGGAGGTGGCGGCCCGGCGAGCGCGGGGGCCGCGGGAGGCAGCGGCGGCGGGGGCGCTAGGCCGGTCAAAGGCAAGATGCCCTGCCTCATctgcatgaaccaccgcaccaaCGAGAGCCTGAGCCTACCCTTCCAGTGCCAGGGCCGCTTCAGCACTCGCAGCCCGCTGGAGCTGCAGATGCAGGAGGGCGAGCACACGGTGCGCGCCATCATCGAGCGCGTGCGGCTACCGGTGAACGTGCTGGTGCCCAGCCGGCCGCCGCGCAACCCCTACGACCTGCACCCGGTGCGGGAGGGTCACTGCTATAAGCTGGTTAGCATCATCTCCAAGACGGTGGTGCTCGGGCTGGCGCTGCGCCGCGAGGGCCCGGCGCCGCTGCACTTCCTGCTGCTCACGGACACGCCGCGCTTCGCGCTGCCGCAGGGCCTGCTGGCCGGGGACCCGCGCGTCGAGCGCCTGGTGCGCGACAGCGCCTCCTACTGCCGCGAGCGCTTCGACCCCGACGAGTACTCCACGGCCGTGCGCGAGGCGCCTGCCGAGCTCGCCGAAGACTGCGCCAGCCCGCGCCGCGCGCGCCTCTGCCTGCCCGCGCCGCGCGTCCCCGGGCTCGCCCGCGCCCCCGGCCCGCTAGCGCCCGCTCCTGCCGGCGAGGGCGACCAGGAGTACGTGAGCCCCGACTGGGCAGCCGCGCCCGAGCCCGTCGCGCCGCCCGCCGAGATCCCGTACGAGGAGCTGTGGGCTCACCAGGGGCCCGAGGGCCTCGCCCGGCCGCCCCCGGGGCCCGACCTCATCTCCTTCGGGACCGCGGGACCGCCGCGTCGGGAGCCGGAGGCGCCGCCGCCTCCAGTCCCTCCCAAATCGGAGGCG GTGAAGGAGGAGTGCCGCCTGCTCAACGCCCCTCCAGTGCCTCCCCGGGGTGGCAATGGCAGCGGCCGGCTCTCCGGCAGCCCCCCGGTTCCCCCTCGCTTCCCCAAGCTGCAGCCGGTACATTCCCCCAGCTCCAGCCTCTCCTACTACTCCTCTGGCCTCCAGGATGG GGTGGGTTCCCGCAGTGGCAGTGGCTCCCCATCACCGGACACGTACTCTCTCTATTGCTACCCATGCACCTGGGGAGACTGCAAGGTGGGCGAATCCTCTAGCCGCCCAGCCCCCGGACCCCTACCCTCAACCACACAGCCCAGCCAGGCCTCCCGGGCCCTCACAGAGCCTCTGAGCGGTCGAGCCGCCTCCCTTCTGGGGGCTGACACCCCTGTTAAGACCTACCACAGCTGCCCTCCTCTATTCAAGCCCTCACACCCCCAGAAGCGCTTTGCTCCATTCGGAGCTCTCAACCCTTTTTCCGGGCCTGCCTACCCCTCAGGCCCTTCAGCGGCCTCCTCTTCTGGCCCCACAACCACCTTGGGTCCTGTGGCTACCTCTGGCCCTGCATATTCCCCAGGCCCGGCCTCGCCAGGCCAGGCCTATTCAGCTGCTCCCCCCGCCTCCTgcgccccctcctcctcctcctcttctgaaTGGCAGGACCCAGCCCTGGAGCCCTTCGATCCCTTTGAGCTGGGGCAGGGCAGTTCTCCAGAGCCTGAGCTGCTGCGTTCTCAGGAGCCCAGAGCCGTGGGGACACCTGGGCCTGGACCCCGCCTTTCCCCACTTGGCCCCCCCAAGGCCTTTGAGCCTGAAGGTTTGGTGCTGCGCCAGGTCCCCACCCCACTGTCACCAGCTGCTCTGCAGggacctgaggcaggaggaggacgACTTTTTCTAACCCAAGGGCGCCTGGAAGGGCCTCCTTCCAGTCCCCGGGATGGAGCCACAGGCTTTGGAGTCCGGGATGCCTCCTCCTGGCAGCCCCCTGCTGACCTGTCTGCGCTCTCCCTGGAGGAGGTCTCTCGCAGTCTGCGTTTCATCGGGCTCTCAGAGGATGTCGTGAGCTTCTTTGCCCGAGAACGCATCGATGGTAGCATCTTCGTGCAGCTCAGTGAGGACATCCTGGCAGATGACTTCCACCTCACCAAGCTGCAGGTCAAGAAGATCATGCAGTTCATCAAAGGCTGGAGGCCCAAGATCTGA
- the GAREM2 gene encoding GRB2-associated and regulator of MAPK protein 2 isoform X3, translating to MEKLAAGLAGLRWSMGAFPLDLIVSRCRLPTLACLGPGEYAEGVSERDILLIHSCRQWTTVTAHTLEEGHYVIGPKIDIPLQYPGKFKLLEQARDVREPVRYFSSVEEVASVFPDRIFVMEAITFSVKVVSGEFSEDSEVYNFTLHAGDELTLMGQAEILCAKTTKERSRFTTLLRKLGRAGALTGVGGGGPASAGAAGGSGGGGARPVKGKMPCLICMNHRTNESLSLPFQCQGRFSTRSPLELQMQEGEHTVRAIIERVRLPVNVLVPSRPPRNPYDLHPVREGHCYKLVSIISKTVVLGLALRREGPAPLHFLLLTDTPRFALPQGLLAGDPRVERLVRDSASYCRERFDPDEYSTAVREAPAELAEDCASPRRARLCLPAPRVPGLARAPGPLAPAPAGEGDQEYVSPDWAAAPEPVAPPAEIPYEELWAHQGPEGLARPPPGPDLISFGTAGPPRREPEAPPPPVPPKSEAVKEECRLLNAPPVPPRGGNGSGRLSGSPPVPPRFPKLQPVHSPSSSLSYYSSGLQDGVGSRSGSGSPSPDTYSLYCYPCTWGDCKL from the exons ATGGAGAAGCTTGCGGCCGGGCTGGCCGGCCTGCGCTGGAGCATGGGCGCCTTCCCGCTCGACCTCATCGTCAGCCGCTGCCGCCTGCCCACGCTCGCCTGCCTTGGGCCAG ggGAGTACGCTGAGGGCGTCAGTGAGCGAGACATCCTGCTCATCCACTCCTGCCGCCAGTGGACAACGGTGACAGCTCATACCCTGGAGGAGGGCCACTATGTCATCGGGCCCAAGATTGACATCCCCCTGCAGTACCCAg GGAAGTTCAAGCTCCTGGAACAGGCCCGGGATGTGCGGGAGCCAGTGAGGTACTTCAGCAGCGTGGAGGAGGTGGCCAGTGTCTTCCCTGACCGCATCTTCGTGATGGAAGCCATCACCTTCAGCGTCAAG GTGGTGTCGGGCGAGTTCAGCGAGGACAGCGAGGTGTACAACTTCACGCTGCATGCGGGCGACGAGCTTACTCTTATGGGCCAGGCGGAGATCCTGTGCGCCAAGACCACCAAGGAGCGCTCGCGCTTCACCACCCTCCTGCGAAAGCTGGGCCGGGCCGGTGCGCTTACCGGGGTGGGAGGTGGCGGCCCGGCGAGCGCGGGGGCCGCGGGAGGCAGCGGCGGCGGGGGCGCTAGGCCGGTCAAAGGCAAGATGCCCTGCCTCATctgcatgaaccaccgcaccaaCGAGAGCCTGAGCCTACCCTTCCAGTGCCAGGGCCGCTTCAGCACTCGCAGCCCGCTGGAGCTGCAGATGCAGGAGGGCGAGCACACGGTGCGCGCCATCATCGAGCGCGTGCGGCTACCGGTGAACGTGCTGGTGCCCAGCCGGCCGCCGCGCAACCCCTACGACCTGCACCCGGTGCGGGAGGGTCACTGCTATAAGCTGGTTAGCATCATCTCCAAGACGGTGGTGCTCGGGCTGGCGCTGCGCCGCGAGGGCCCGGCGCCGCTGCACTTCCTGCTGCTCACGGACACGCCGCGCTTCGCGCTGCCGCAGGGCCTGCTGGCCGGGGACCCGCGCGTCGAGCGCCTGGTGCGCGACAGCGCCTCCTACTGCCGCGAGCGCTTCGACCCCGACGAGTACTCCACGGCCGTGCGCGAGGCGCCTGCCGAGCTCGCCGAAGACTGCGCCAGCCCGCGCCGCGCGCGCCTCTGCCTGCCCGCGCCGCGCGTCCCCGGGCTCGCCCGCGCCCCCGGCCCGCTAGCGCCCGCTCCTGCCGGCGAGGGCGACCAGGAGTACGTGAGCCCCGACTGGGCAGCCGCGCCCGAGCCCGTCGCGCCGCCCGCCGAGATCCCGTACGAGGAGCTGTGGGCTCACCAGGGGCCCGAGGGCCTCGCCCGGCCGCCCCCGGGGCCCGACCTCATCTCCTTCGGGACCGCGGGACCGCCGCGTCGGGAGCCGGAGGCGCCGCCGCCTCCAGTCCCTCCCAAATCGGAGGCG GTGAAGGAGGAGTGCCGCCTGCTCAACGCCCCTCCAGTGCCTCCCCGGGGTGGCAATGGCAGCGGCCGGCTCTCCGGCAGCCCCCCGGTTCCCCCTCGCTTCCCCAAGCTGCAGCCGGTACATTCCCCCAGCTCCAGCCTCTCCTACTACTCCTCTGGCCTCCAGGATGG GGTGGGTTCCCGCAGTGGCAGTGGCTCCCCATCACCGGACACGTACTCTCTCTATTGCTACCCATGCACCTGGGGAGACTGCAAG TTGTGA
- the GAREM2 gene encoding GRB2-associated and regulator of MAPK protein 2 isoform X5, whose protein sequence is MEKLAAGLAGLRWSMGAFPLDLIVSRCRLPTLACLGPGEYAEGVSERDILLIHSCRQWTTVTAHTLEEGHYVIGPKIDIPLQYPGKFKLLEQARDVREPVRYFSSVEEVASVFPDRIFVMEAITFSVKVVSGEFSEDSEVYNFTLHAGDELTLMGQAEILCAKTTKERSRFTTLLRKLGRAGALTGVGGGGPASAGAAGGSGGGGARPVKGKMPCLICMNHRTNESLSLPFQCQGRFSTRSPLELQMQEGEHTVRAIIERVRLPVNVLVPSRPPRNPYDLHPVREGHCYKLVSIISKTVVLGLALRREGPAPLHFLLLTDTPRFALPQGLLAGDPRVERLVRDSASYCRERFDPDEYSTAVREAPAELAEDCASPRRARLCLPAPRVPGLARAPGPLAPAPAGEGDQEYVSPDWAAAPEPVAPPAEIPYEELWAHQGPEGLARPPPGPDLISFGTAGPPRREPEAPPPPVPPKSEAVKEECRLLNAPPVPPRGGNGSGRLSGSPPVPPRFPKLQPVHSPSSSLSYYSSGLQDGCDPS, encoded by the exons ATGGAGAAGCTTGCGGCCGGGCTGGCCGGCCTGCGCTGGAGCATGGGCGCCTTCCCGCTCGACCTCATCGTCAGCCGCTGCCGCCTGCCCACGCTCGCCTGCCTTGGGCCAG ggGAGTACGCTGAGGGCGTCAGTGAGCGAGACATCCTGCTCATCCACTCCTGCCGCCAGTGGACAACGGTGACAGCTCATACCCTGGAGGAGGGCCACTATGTCATCGGGCCCAAGATTGACATCCCCCTGCAGTACCCAg GGAAGTTCAAGCTCCTGGAACAGGCCCGGGATGTGCGGGAGCCAGTGAGGTACTTCAGCAGCGTGGAGGAGGTGGCCAGTGTCTTCCCTGACCGCATCTTCGTGATGGAAGCCATCACCTTCAGCGTCAAG GTGGTGTCGGGCGAGTTCAGCGAGGACAGCGAGGTGTACAACTTCACGCTGCATGCGGGCGACGAGCTTACTCTTATGGGCCAGGCGGAGATCCTGTGCGCCAAGACCACCAAGGAGCGCTCGCGCTTCACCACCCTCCTGCGAAAGCTGGGCCGGGCCGGTGCGCTTACCGGGGTGGGAGGTGGCGGCCCGGCGAGCGCGGGGGCCGCGGGAGGCAGCGGCGGCGGGGGCGCTAGGCCGGTCAAAGGCAAGATGCCCTGCCTCATctgcatgaaccaccgcaccaaCGAGAGCCTGAGCCTACCCTTCCAGTGCCAGGGCCGCTTCAGCACTCGCAGCCCGCTGGAGCTGCAGATGCAGGAGGGCGAGCACACGGTGCGCGCCATCATCGAGCGCGTGCGGCTACCGGTGAACGTGCTGGTGCCCAGCCGGCCGCCGCGCAACCCCTACGACCTGCACCCGGTGCGGGAGGGTCACTGCTATAAGCTGGTTAGCATCATCTCCAAGACGGTGGTGCTCGGGCTGGCGCTGCGCCGCGAGGGCCCGGCGCCGCTGCACTTCCTGCTGCTCACGGACACGCCGCGCTTCGCGCTGCCGCAGGGCCTGCTGGCCGGGGACCCGCGCGTCGAGCGCCTGGTGCGCGACAGCGCCTCCTACTGCCGCGAGCGCTTCGACCCCGACGAGTACTCCACGGCCGTGCGCGAGGCGCCTGCCGAGCTCGCCGAAGACTGCGCCAGCCCGCGCCGCGCGCGCCTCTGCCTGCCCGCGCCGCGCGTCCCCGGGCTCGCCCGCGCCCCCGGCCCGCTAGCGCCCGCTCCTGCCGGCGAGGGCGACCAGGAGTACGTGAGCCCCGACTGGGCAGCCGCGCCCGAGCCCGTCGCGCCGCCCGCCGAGATCCCGTACGAGGAGCTGTGGGCTCACCAGGGGCCCGAGGGCCTCGCCCGGCCGCCCCCGGGGCCCGACCTCATCTCCTTCGGGACCGCGGGACCGCCGCGTCGGGAGCCGGAGGCGCCGCCGCCTCCAGTCCCTCCCAAATCGGAGGCG GTGAAGGAGGAGTGCCGCCTGCTCAACGCCCCTCCAGTGCCTCCCCGGGGTGGCAATGGCAGCGGCCGGCTCTCCGGCAGCCCCCCGGTTCCCCCTCGCTTCCCCAAGCTGCAGCCGGTACATTCCCCCAGCTCCAGCCTCTCCTACTACTCCTCTGGCCTCCAGGATGG TTGTGACCCATCATGA